In a single window of the Methanofollis ethanolicus genome:
- a CDS encoding winged helix-turn-helix transcriptional regulator: MEKRLLFSILVLSCILTAPPAAALGGYTVTPAYDIPDQEYHDFDEISFSDLPPRMMIIELALFLSPALILPAEILSSLFLVSCLGFHRVTRQTILDHKERRELYELIRGNPGISLSTLREKTGLNDGTARYHLGLLNLHGMIVCRSYHGSRYYYARNKDYGRMEAALLTYLHTENARVILDLLSRDDDLSHHDLMAATGTASPTISWQMKRLIADGVVASYREEKKTKYLLTPAAVEALGTARREADQRTTPESGPVPG; the protein is encoded by the coding sequence ATGGAGAAGCGCCTCCTTTTTTCCATCCTCGTCCTGTCCTGTATCCTGACCGCACCCCCCGCCGCCGCCCTTGGAGGATACACCGTCACCCCGGCCTATGACATCCCCGACCAGGAGTACCATGACTTCGACGAGATCTCCTTCTCTGATCTCCCTCCCAGGATGATGATCATCGAACTGGCACTCTTTCTCTCACCGGCACTCATCCTTCCGGCGGAGATCCTCTCCTCACTCTTTCTCGTCTCGTGCCTCGGGTTTCACCGGGTCACCAGGCAGACCATCCTCGACCATAAAGAAAGACGTGAACTCTATGAACTGATCCGGGGCAATCCGGGAATATCCCTTTCCACTCTTCGAGAAAAGACAGGACTGAATGACGGGACGGCACGCTACCACCTCGGACTCCTGAACCTCCACGGTATGATCGTCTGCCGCTCCTATCACGGGTCCAGGTACTACTATGCCAGGAACAAAGACTACGGCAGAATGGAGGCGGCCCTCCTCACCTACCTCCACACTGAAAACGCCCGCGTGATCCTCGACCTCCTCTCCCGAGACGACGACCTCTCGCACCACGACCTGATGGCGGCGACCGGCACCGCAAGTCCGACCATATCCTGGCAGATGAAACGCCTCATCGCCGACGGGGTCGTCGCGTCGTACCGCGAAGAAAAAAAGACGAAGTACCTCCTCACCCCCGCCGCCGTGGAGGCCCTCGGGACTGCGAGGAGGGAGGCGGACCAGAGGACGACACCGGAGTCCGGGCCCGTCCCCGGATGA
- a CDS encoding tRNA pseudouridine(54/55) synthase Pus10: MDLIETVGAILEYGPICDHCLGRFFGKRSFGLSNNERGHALRTAYALVKNEPFAGEPDECWVCGRLFDHVDLWADRVVAAVEGTEHTTFLVGTRVPPLMAESEEMVWSDLSLADPEPLKSEANREVGKAVSALNGKVVDFKRPDVVAILNLAEDRVEIEINPVYFRGRYFKYERGIPQTHWDCRVCGGKGCERCNFTGKMYADSVEELIGKSAMEAFDAENAVLHGAGREDIDARMIGSGRPFVMEMMNPRKRDVDLSELEAEINRYAEDRVGVKLTGWSSHSEVETLKSNKAHKKYRILVEVGGEISIDELRSALVLLNGAVIHQRTPQRVAHRRADLIRDRQVIDIQSPGMQDGRFVIEVVGEAGLYIKELVSGDSGRTNPSLAGILGKDAHVTSLDVVLVEEPGSGECNGTS; encoded by the coding sequence ATGGATCTGATCGAGACGGTCGGGGCGATCCTTGAGTATGGCCCGATCTGTGACCATTGCCTCGGGCGTTTCTTCGGGAAACGCTCGTTCGGGCTGTCTAATAATGAACGGGGGCATGCCCTGCGGACGGCATATGCCCTGGTGAAGAACGAGCCTTTTGCCGGAGAACCTGACGAGTGCTGGGTCTGCGGAAGGCTTTTCGATCATGTCGACCTCTGGGCCGACCGGGTCGTTGCGGCTGTGGAGGGGACCGAGCACACCACTTTCCTTGTGGGGACACGTGTGCCCCCCCTCATGGCCGAGAGCGAGGAGATGGTCTGGAGCGACCTCTCCCTCGCCGATCCCGAGCCCCTGAAGTCAGAGGCGAACCGGGAGGTCGGAAAGGCGGTCTCGGCGCTGAACGGAAAAGTCGTCGACTTCAAGCGCCCCGACGTCGTCGCCATCCTGAACCTTGCAGAAGACAGGGTGGAGATCGAGATCAACCCGGTCTATTTCCGGGGCCGGTACTTCAAGTACGAACGGGGCATCCCGCAGACGCACTGGGACTGCCGGGTCTGTGGCGGCAAGGGCTGCGAGAGGTGTAATTTCACCGGGAAGATGTACGCCGACTCGGTCGAGGAACTCATCGGGAAGAGCGCGATGGAGGCATTTGATGCCGAGAACGCAGTCCTCCACGGTGCCGGACGGGAGGACATCGATGCCCGGATGATCGGGAGCGGTCGTCCTTTCGTGATGGAAATGATGAACCCCCGGAAGAGAGACGTGGATCTCTCCGAACTCGAGGCCGAGATCAACCGGTATGCCGAAGACCGCGTCGGGGTGAAACTGACCGGATGGAGTTCTCACTCCGAAGTGGAAACCCTTAAATCGAACAAAGCGCATAAAAAATACAGGATTCTCGTTGAGGTCGGTGGAGAGATCTCCATAGACGAACTCAGATCCGCACTTGTCCTGTTGAACGGGGCAGTGATCCACCAGCGCACCCCACAAAGGGTTGCACACCGGAGGGCCGATCTGATCCGGGATCGCCAGGTGATCGACATCCAGTCGCCCGGGATGCAGGATGGCAGGTTTGTCATCGAGGTCGTCGGCGAGGCCGGACTGTATATCAAGGAACTGGTCTCGGGCGACAGCGGGCGGACGAATCCCAGTCTTGCCGGGATCCTGGGCAAAGACGCTCATGTAACCAGCCTCGATGTAGTGCTGGTGGAAGAACCAGGGAGTGGTGAATGCAATGGCACATCATAA
- a CDS encoding signal recognition particle protein Srp54 — translation MLDSLSSSLKDALKKIAGKTVVDRAAVEELVRSLQRALLQADVNVKLVMQLSQSIKTRALEEEPPKGMNVREHVLRIVYQELVGLMGGAGKVELVPQTILMAGLQGSGKTTTTAKLARYFQRKGLKVGLVCADTFRPGAYKQLATLAGKINVPIFGDPDETDALKIVREGIKYFAGAQVVIIDTQGRHALEDELIEEIVNINEIARPEHRWLVIDAALGQQASEQARRFNEAIGIDGVLITKMDGTAKGGGALSAVSETKSGIVFIGAGETIDDLERFEPDGFISRLLGMGDLKALAEKAEEVMADEEMDVNAMLRGKFTLRDMYKQLEAVNKMGPLKQVMSMLPLGGLQIPDDAYDVTSTKMDRYKVIMDSMTNVELEDPQVISGSHVQRISRGAGVSPDDVRELLKYYRTMQKALKGMRGSKFSMQRMMKRFGKMQ, via the coding sequence ATGTTAGACTCGCTCAGTTCATCCCTGAAAGACGCGTTGAAGAAGATTGCAGGCAAGACGGTCGTCGACCGTGCGGCGGTGGAGGAGCTGGTGCGGAGTCTCCAGCGCGCCCTGCTGCAGGCAGACGTGAATGTCAAGCTCGTGATGCAGCTCTCCCAGTCGATCAAGACGCGTGCCCTCGAAGAAGAGCCGCCGAAAGGGATGAACGTGCGTGAGCACGTCCTGCGGATCGTCTACCAGGAACTGGTCGGCCTGATGGGCGGGGCCGGGAAGGTGGAACTTGTCCCGCAGACAATCCTTATGGCCGGTCTACAGGGGAGCGGCAAGACCACAACGACCGCGAAACTCGCCCGCTATTTCCAGAGGAAGGGTCTCAAGGTCGGGCTGGTCTGCGCCGATACCTTCAGGCCCGGTGCCTACAAGCAGCTCGCCACCCTTGCCGGGAAGATCAATGTCCCGATCTTCGGGGACCCGGACGAGACGGACGCCCTGAAGATCGTCCGCGAGGGGATAAAGTACTTTGCCGGGGCGCAGGTCGTGATCATCGATACCCAGGGGCGCCACGCCCTTGAGGACGAACTGATCGAGGAGATCGTCAATATCAACGAGATCGCACGGCCCGAACACCGCTGGCTTGTCATCGACGCTGCTCTCGGTCAGCAGGCGTCCGAACAGGCGCGCCGTTTCAACGAGGCTATCGGGATCGACGGCGTGCTGATCACGAAGATGGACGGCACGGCCAAAGGCGGCGGCGCCCTCTCCGCGGTCTCGGAAACGAAGAGCGGGATCGTGTTCATCGGCGCCGGCGAGACGATCGACGACCTCGAACGCTTCGAGCCTGACGGATTCATCTCCCGTCTCCTCGGCATGGGCGACCTGAAGGCCTTGGCCGAGAAGGCCGAGGAAGTGATGGCTGACGAAGAGATGGACGTCAACGCCATGCTGCGGGGCAAGTTCACCCTGAGGGACATGTACAAGCAACTTGAGGCGGTGAACAAGATGGGGCCCCTCAAGCAGGTGATGTCCATGCTCCCTCTCGGCGGCCTCCAGATCCCCGACGACGCCTATGACGTCACCTCGACCAAGATGGACCGGTACAAGGTGATCATGGACTCGATGACGAATGTCGAACTCGAAGACCCCCAGGTCATCTCGGGGTCGCATGTCCAGAGGATCTCCCGTGGCGCCGGCGTCTCTCCCGATGACGTGCGTGAACTCCTGAAATATTATCGGACCATGCAGAAGGCGTTGAAGGGTATGCGGGGGAGCAAGTTCTCCATGCAGCGCATGATGAAGCGCTTCGGGAAGATGCAGTAG
- the trmY gene encoding tRNA (pseudouridine(54)-N(1))-methyltransferase TrmY: MRRFVVVGHLACTDPDFSLNDLPGAGRMDELCRCVAASLCLSHGMRKDVECWLVLLGAPKAPKTICFSGDGMRNLSPDERNIAGLIRKALALPCGTVFRESTPGVSVRKGGLAGVLAGCGCAVLDEGGEDVRKVSSLPDTFLLSDHLNFTDEEQGAIAGLPAYSLGPAVLHADQAIVVLQNEQDRRERGWI, encoded by the coding sequence ATGAGACGTTTTGTGGTGGTCGGTCATCTCGCGTGCACCGACCCTGACTTTTCTTTGAATGACCTGCCGGGCGCCGGCAGGATGGACGAACTCTGCCGGTGCGTGGCAGCGTCTCTTTGCCTCTCCCACGGGATGAGGAAAGACGTAGAGTGCTGGCTTGTCCTCCTCGGGGCGCCGAAGGCGCCAAAGACGATCTGTTTTTCAGGCGACGGCATGAGAAATCTCAGCCCCGACGAGCGGAACATTGCCGGTCTCATCAGGAAGGCCCTTGCCCTCCCATGCGGCACCGTCTTCCGGGAGTCCACTCCCGGGGTCTCGGTGCGCAAGGGAGGTCTTGCCGGGGTGCTCGCCGGGTGTGGGTGCGCGGTGCTCGACGAGGGGGGAGAGGACGTGCGGAAGGTTTCGTCCCTTCCCGACACCTTCCTCCTCTCCGACCACCTGAACTTTACCGACGAAGAACAGGGGGCGATAGCAGGGTTGCCGGCGTACTCCCTTGGCCCTGCCGTCCTCCATGCCGACCAGGCGATTGTGGTCCTGCAGAACGAACAGGACAGGAGAGAAAGAGGATGGATCTGA
- a CDS encoding HemK2/MTQ2 family protein methyltransferase — MEYQHDQVYEPAEDTFLLRDAALAEVRPDDRVLEVGCGSGAVSTSLLDRAASVVATDINPHAVGAGWERGVETVRTDLMAGLRGPFDLVLFNPPYLPTQPEERIDDWLEYALDGGPTGRATIERFAADVGRVLAPFGRVLLLVSSLTDPDEVRKLFACLGYIVLLAAEEKAEDEDLLVLRISRDLCRLTR; from the coding sequence ATGGAGTACCAGCACGATCAGGTCTACGAACCTGCGGAGGACACGTTTCTCCTCCGCGACGCCGCCCTCGCGGAGGTGCGGCCCGACGACCGCGTCCTCGAAGTCGGGTGCGGGAGCGGCGCGGTTTCGACGTCCCTCCTCGACCGGGCAGCAAGCGTCGTCGCCACCGACATCAACCCCCACGCCGTCGGGGCGGGGTGGGAGAGGGGCGTCGAGACAGTCCGGACCGACCTGATGGCAGGTCTCCGCGGCCCTTTCGATCTCGTCCTCTTCAACCCGCCGTACCTCCCGACGCAGCCGGAGGAGAGGATCGATGACTGGCTCGAATACGCACTGGACGGCGGCCCGACAGGGAGGGCGACGATCGAGCGCTTTGCCGCCGACGTCGGGCGGGTGCTTGCACCCTTCGGCCGCGTCCTCCTCCTCGTCTCCTCCCTCACCGATCCCGACGAGGTGCGGAAACTCTTCGCCTGCCTTGGCTATATCGTGCTCCTCGCCGCGGAGGAGAAGGCGGAGGACGAAGACCTCCTCGTGCTCCGGATCAGCCGCGACCTCTGCCGTCTCACACGGTGA
- a CDS encoding 50S ribosomal protein L21e, protein MAHHNGPRKKTRYKFKKDLRRRGLVPLTAVIQKFEMGQKVHIVCEPSIQKGMPHRRFHGKTGTVIGQRGRAWLVEIPDGNATKIVISRPQHLKPQRQ, encoded by the coding sequence ATGGCACATCATAACGGTCCAAGGAAGAAGACACGGTATAAGTTTAAGAAGGATCTCAGACGCCGCGGTCTGGTCCCTCTCACGGCAGTGATCCAGAAGTTCGAGATGGGGCAGAAGGTCCACATTGTCTGTGAACCGAGCATCCAGAAAGGAATGCCCCACCGCAGGTTCCACGGGAAGACCGGCACCGTTATCGGCCAGCGCGGTCGTGCATGGCTTGTCGAGATCCCGGACGGAAATGCAACGAAGATTGTAATTTCGAGACCACAACATCTAAAGCCTCAGAGGCAATAA
- the rsmA gene encoding 16S rRNA (adenine(1518)-N(6)/adenine(1519)-N(6))-dimethyltransferase RsmA: protein MKARHDQHFLTDPRAVRRIVALAPVSGRRVLEIGPGEGVLTAELLSAGASVVAIELDGALVEDLSSRFAVEMASGRFELVHGDAVKIPYPSFDIVVANLPYSASSPITFRLLDAGFESAVLMYQREFAERMAARVGTPECGRLSVMVQTYADVELCFNLKPGAFSPPPQVASTVVRLTPHEPPYFIADRRVYADVVRELFSHRRKTVRNGLRGGRAALGAENVERAVSELPEEILSMRPEELSLMVFAMIANLCVPEE from the coding sequence ATGAAGGCCCGGCACGACCAGCATTTCCTCACCGACCCGCGGGCAGTCAGGCGGATCGTCGCCCTCGCTCCTGTTTCCGGACGGCGGGTGCTCGAGATCGGGCCTGGCGAGGGGGTGCTGACCGCCGAACTTCTTTCGGCCGGGGCGAGTGTCGTTGCAATCGAACTCGACGGCGCTCTGGTCGAGGATTTGTCCTCCCGTTTTGCCGTGGAGATGGCGTCTGGCCGGTTTGAACTGGTTCACGGCGACGCCGTGAAGATCCCGTATCCGTCCTTTGATATCGTCGTTGCGAATCTTCCCTATTCTGCGTCGTCCCCGATCACATTCCGCCTCCTTGACGCGGGTTTCGAGTCTGCGGTGCTGATGTACCAGCGGGAGTTTGCCGAGAGGATGGCGGCGCGGGTCGGGACGCCAGAGTGCGGGCGTCTCTCGGTGATGGTCCAGACGTACGCCGACGTGGAACTCTGCTTCAACCTCAAGCCCGGGGCTTTCTCCCCGCCGCCGCAGGTCGCTTCGACGGTGGTCCGCCTCACGCCGCACGAGCCCCCGTACTTCATCGCGGACAGGCGGGTGTATGCGGACGTGGTGCGGGAACTTTTCTCCCACCGGCGGAAGACGGTGCGGAATGGTCTTCGCGGCGGCCGTGCCGCCCTGGGTGCGGAGAACGTGGAGAGGGCGGTCAGCGAACTCCCTGAGGAGATCCTCTCGATGCGGCCGGAGGAGTTGTCCCTGATGGTGTTCGCGATGATCGCGAATCTCTGCGTGCCTGAAGAGTGA
- a CDS encoding DUF655 domain-containing protein has product MKAEKKEIYAVVVDVLLQGRADDPKPVFKRDPIVQAVGTDQFKLLELIPKKGTDIQIHDTVYIGDEARDKVERVKRRIGLSDLTNMARLELPFAIETIVKANEARFVTFFNTAVPITPKLHMFHLLPGVGKKLMWELIQEREKKPFESFEDISLRIKSLPGPVKLIVGRVLEELEDPEVKYRLFTAK; this is encoded by the coding sequence ATGAAGGCTGAGAAAAAGGAGATCTACGCAGTAGTTGTGGATGTACTTCTTCAGGGACGTGCTGACGACCCGAAACCGGTCTTCAAGCGCGATCCTATCGTGCAGGCGGTCGGGACCGACCAGTTCAAGCTCCTTGAACTGATCCCGAAGAAGGGCACCGATATCCAGATCCATGATACGGTCTATATCGGGGACGAGGCGCGGGACAAGGTCGAGCGGGTGAAACGCCGGATCGGGTTATCCGATCTGACGAACATGGCCCGACTCGAACTCCCCTTTGCTATCGAGACGATCGTGAAGGCGAACGAGGCACGTTTCGTTACGTTCTTCAATACGGCCGTCCCGATCACGCCGAAGCTCCACATGTTCCACCTGTTGCCGGGCGTCGGAAAGAAACTGATGTGGGAACTTATTCAGGAAAGGGAGAAGAAGCCCTTTGAGAGCTTCGAAGATATCTCTCTCCGGATCAAGTCCCTGCCAGGCCCGGTGAAGCTGATCGTCGGACGGGTGCTCGAGGAGCTCGAGGACCCTGAGGTGAAGTACCGTCTCTTTACGGCAAAATGA
- a CDS encoding ABC transporter permease, translated as METGRILIIARKEFADTLRGRRFLLVLGMFLIIAFIGALQGIQSYHTALNSYSKMLTFGTTGVSPFWLVKPTVLDVFFRMGQTVSLLGAVLGIAVGFDLFSREKEDHSLKVLLSHPVYRDEVITGKALGGVATLALATVLAMGITLSLLLISSHVPLPGECGMIVIFGVATLLYLAGCFAIALAMSVVADRSGEALMYAFIVFFLLSLVLPAAGVAAADAVVGDGPEEPTVADDSDMEKWYAYQEEWRRQHGMRDAVVQTVHLFSPEINYNEITRAVTQPNKYLIMHSPPDDPDYYRPDSEPDYTEVLGHLWKNIVALLLVPAIFLGYAYIRFQRLDLR; from the coding sequence ATGGAGACGGGACGCATTCTCATCATTGCCAGGAAGGAGTTCGCCGACACCCTGCGGGGGCGGCGTTTCCTCCTCGTCCTCGGCATGTTCCTCATCATCGCCTTCATCGGCGCCCTGCAGGGCATTCAGAGTTACCATACCGCCCTTAACTCTTACTCAAAGATGCTGACCTTCGGCACCACCGGTGTCTCTCCCTTCTGGCTGGTGAAACCGACAGTTCTGGACGTCTTCTTCAGGATGGGGCAGACTGTCTCCCTCCTCGGTGCGGTGCTTGGCATCGCCGTCGGTTTCGACCTCTTCTCCCGCGAGAAGGAGGATCACTCCCTGAAGGTGCTCCTCTCCCACCCGGTGTACCGGGACGAGGTGATCACCGGCAAGGCCCTCGGCGGCGTGGCGACGCTTGCCCTTGCGACCGTGCTTGCCATGGGCATTACCCTCTCCCTTCTCCTCATCTCCAGTCATGTCCCTCTCCCCGGAGAGTGCGGAATGATCGTCATCTTCGGGGTAGCGACCCTCCTCTATCTTGCCGGGTGCTTTGCGATCGCCCTTGCCATGTCGGTCGTCGCCGATCGGAGCGGGGAGGCGCTGATGTATGCCTTCATTGTCTTCTTCCTCCTCTCCCTCGTCCTGCCCGCTGCCGGGGTCGCCGCCGCCGACGCCGTTGTCGGGGATGGACCGGAAGAACCGACCGTTGCCGACGACTCCGATATGGAAAAGTGGTACGCCTACCAGGAAGAGTGGCGGCGGCAGCATGGGATGAGGGACGCCGTCGTCCAGACTGTCCACCTCTTCTCGCCCGAGATCAACTACAACGAGATCACCCGGGCTGTCACCCAGCCAAACAAGTATCTGATCATGCACAGCCCCCCCGACGATCCCGACTATTACCGACCCGACAGCGAACCCGATTACACCGAGGTCCTCGGCCACCTCTGGAAGAACATAGTGGCACTCCTCCTCGTCCCGGCCATCTTCCTCGGTTATGCCTATATCCGCTTCCAGAGGCTTGATCTCAGGTGA
- a CDS encoding PepSY domain-containing protein gives MSKKIIGILIIICAVLALILIAVPGLSGAGNPIPPPNPPTTDIPATTPIANATGITGDEAKAIAIAAFPAIIGVDTAEFRLIDQPHSRRSWQVDDFSADLGMPGTRNAQVWVDANTGEIYQFAVHAGKQGRPVDPAITMEEACTIAERYIGNRSDGEPLELLVKRYDAEESPLTGKVAGTYFIRYGRLIHSVPSATDGHTVEVDAVTGEIRQFSIDRETDEEACRVATDPSVSSAQAEEVLKKYLQETYGDLPGLTIHETGLRWAVPRAYPDYPDGVPLIWQISFDDDHYHSLTCPHYTYADIDAHTGDVLSCYYRPDAT, from the coding sequence ATGAGCAAAAAAATTATAGGGATTCTTATCATAATCTGTGCAGTCCTTGCCCTTATCCTTATCGCGGTCCCCGGCCTTTCAGGTGCGGGAAACCCCATACCGCCTCCAAATCCTCCCACTACCGACATCCCGGCGACGACTCCCATCGCGAACGCGACCGGGATCACCGGAGATGAGGCGAAGGCGATCGCCATCGCCGCCTTCCCCGCGATCATCGGGGTCGACACGGCTGAATTCAGGCTCATCGACCAACCCCATTCCCGGCGCTCCTGGCAGGTCGACGACTTCAGCGCCGATCTCGGCATGCCGGGCACACGGAACGCCCAGGTCTGGGTCGACGCCAACACCGGCGAGATCTATCAGTTTGCCGTTCATGCCGGGAAACAGGGGAGACCGGTCGACCCTGCCATCACGATGGAGGAGGCATGTACGATTGCAGAGAGGTATATCGGGAACCGGAGCGACGGGGAACCTCTGGAACTGCTGGTGAAAAGATATGATGCCGAAGAGTCGCCGCTCACCGGAAAAGTTGCCGGGACGTACTTCATCAGGTACGGCCGTCTCATTCACAGCGTGCCCTCCGCTACCGATGGCCATACCGTCGAGGTCGATGCGGTCACCGGGGAGATCCGCCAGTTCAGCATTGACAGGGAGACAGACGAGGAGGCGTGCCGCGTCGCAACGGATCCGTCGGTATCGTCTGCACAGGCCGAAGAGGTACTGAAAAAATATCTTCAGGAGACCTACGGCGACCTTCCCGGCCTGACCATCCATGAAACCGGCCTCAGGTGGGCCGTCCCGCGGGCGTACCCCGACTATCCGGATGGTGTCCCGCTGATCTGGCAGATCTCTTTCGACGACGACCACTACCATTCTCTCACATGCCCGCATTACACCTACGCAGATATCGATGCCCACACCGGCGACGTGCTTTCCTGCTATTACCGGCCGGATGCGACCTGA
- a CDS encoding RNA polymerase Rpb4 family protein: protein MKVKGVISEERVTLPDMRDQLSRVDAKRREAGQEMSYELRQSIEHANHLSKTTAEQSRALVDSLLSLEKMKPDIAYRIANIMPQSRDELRAIYAKERYTLTGEELDAILEMVITHL, encoded by the coding sequence ATGAAGGTTAAAGGAGTTATCAGCGAAGAGCGGGTCACCCTCCCTGATATGAGGGATCAACTCTCTCGGGTTGACGCAAAGCGCCGTGAGGCAGGGCAGGAGATGTCCTATGAACTCCGCCAGAGCATTGAGCATGCCAATCACCTTTCCAAGACGACAGCGGAACAGTCCCGTGCCCTGGTGGACTCCCTTCTCTCCCTTGAGAAGATGAAACCCGACATCGCCTACCGGATCGCCAATATCATGCCCCAGTCAAGGGACGAGTTGAGGGCGATCTACGCCAAAGAGCGGTACACGCTCACCGGCGAGGAACTCGATGCTATTCTGGAGATGGTGATCACCCACCTCTGA